A single genomic interval of Candidatus Bipolaricaulis anaerobius harbors:
- a CDS encoding DMT family transporter gives MTPTPATRAGLVLTLGVVSLSWAAVLIRLTVSPAVTVAAWRMTLAAALLVPLWGVRRARLSRRGLGLALVAGGFLALHFALWTESLRLTTVASSVALVTTNPLFVGLLSSLFLGERPSQALWQGIGLSVAGGLLIGWGDFALGGAALLGDVLALLGAVASSAYLLVGRRARDEGPLVPYATVAYGIAAALLLAGASGGGDPLPLPTEWLWIALLALGPQLLGHTSVNWALRRFPASAVAVAILGEPVGATLWAYLVFGEVPGIPQGIGIVLVLLGIVRALRGVRL, from the coding sequence GTGACCCCCACCCCGGCGACTCGGGCGGGCCTCGTCCTCACGCTCGGGGTCGTGTCCCTGTCCTGGGCGGCGGTCCTCATCCGCCTCACCGTGTCCCCCGCTGTGACCGTCGCTGCCTGGCGGATGACCCTCGCCGCGGCCCTCCTGGTCCCCCTGTGGGGGGTTCGCCGGGCCCGCCTCTCCCGGCGCGGGCTGGGGCTGGCCCTCGTTGCGGGAGGGTTCCTCGCCCTCCACTTTGCCCTGTGGACCGAGTCCCTCCGCCTCACGACGGTGGCGAGCTCGGTGGCCCTCGTCACGACGAACCCGCTCTTCGTGGGGCTCCTCTCCTCCCTCTTCCTCGGCGAGCGGCCGTCGCAGGCCTTGTGGCAGGGGATCGGCCTGTCGGTGGCGGGGGGCCTTCTCATCGGGTGGGGGGACTTCGCGCTCGGGGGAGCGGCCCTCCTCGGCGACGTGCTCGCCCTCCTCGGGGCAGTGGCCTCCTCCGCCTACCTCCTCGTCGGGCGACGGGCGCGGGACGAGGGACCCCTGGTGCCGTACGCGACCGTGGCGTACGGGATAGCAGCGGCCCTCCTCCTTGCGGGGGCAAGCGGGGGTGGCGATCCGCTCCCCCTGCCTACGGAGTGGCTTTGGATTGCGCTGCTGGCCCTCGGCCCTCAGCTCCTCGGGCACACGAGCGTGAACTGGGCGTTGCGCCGGTTCCCCGCCTCGGCGGTGGCGGTGGCGATCCTCGGCGAACCGGTGGGGGCGACCCTGTGGGCGTACCTTGTGTTCGGGGAGGTGCCGGGGATCCCCCAGGGGATCGGGATCGTCCTCGTTCTCCTCGGGATCGTGCGCGCCCTGCGCGGGGTGAGGCTCTAG
- a CDS encoding patatin-like phospholipase family protein, whose product MKRVGLALSAGGPRGVAHLGVLRALVEAEIPICAIAGTSAGSYVGGLFAAGVPLPEIGQLWEELGFWRTARFLLPTFPWRGWSSGEELRRVLLEIVGERRIEDLPIPFAAVATDLGSGEPVAIRRGSLADAIRASLSVPGLFVPVDLDGRALIDGGVAHPLPVDVTRELGAEVVVAVDVLVPPAEKHLTRVTVFGVLFQMATIFQKRIAELEVAAMQPEVLISPDFSDGPPTYASVGMAAEAGYRAAQAALPAIRALGT is encoded by the coding sequence ATGAAACGCGTCGGCCTCGCCCTCAGCGCGGGCGGCCCGCGGGGGGTCGCCCACCTCGGCGTCCTGCGCGCCCTCGTCGAGGCCGAGATCCCCATCTGCGCCATCGCTGGGACGAGCGCAGGATCCTATGTGGGGGGGCTGTTCGCGGCGGGAGTGCCCCTCCCCGAGATCGGACAGTTGTGGGAGGAGCTGGGGTTCTGGCGAACGGCGCGGTTCCTCCTCCCCACGTTCCCGTGGCGGGGGTGGAGCTCGGGGGAGGAGCTGCGGCGCGTCCTCCTCGAGATCGTGGGGGAACGGCGGATCGAGGACCTCCCGATCCCGTTCGCCGCGGTGGCCACCGATCTTGGCTCCGGCGAGCCGGTTGCCATCCGCAGGGGGAGCCTCGCCGACGCGATCCGTGCCTCCCTGTCCGTGCCGGGCCTGTTCGTGCCCGTGGATCTGGATGGCCGAGCATTGATCGATGGCGGAGTGGCCCACCCCTTGCCGGTGGATGTGACACGGGAGCTCGGGGCGGAGGTGGTGGTGGCGGTGGACGTCCTCGTCCCCCCGGCGGAGAAGCACCTCACCCGGGTAACGGTGTTCGGCGTTCTCTTCCAGATGGCGACCATCTTTCAGAAACGGATCGCCGAGCTCGAGGTCGCCGCGATGCAGCCGGAGGTCCTGATCTCCCCTGACTTCAGCGACGGCCCGCCGACGTACGCATCCGTCGGGATGGCAGCGGAAGCTGGCTACCGGGCTGCCCAGGCCGCGCTCCCCGCGATCCGCGCTCTCGGCACGTGA